The DNA window TCTCTCCCGAATCCCAATATGTATCAACTCAGGAGACATGACCCGATATTCCAAATTAACAGACAGAGAAACCACGGAAGCATAAGAGCCCCCTCGGCCCCATTGCCGAACCAACCGAGAAGCGTATGAACCCGCAGCCCGCTAACTTTCCTCGCAGCCAGTCAAATCGGGACCAAGCGCCATACCACTAAAGCGGACGGCATCCAGACTGACCATCGGCGCCGTGCCGTGATTGGGAGGGAGTCCCGTAGGTTCGGGGTATGGCGATGGAGACATCCAGATCGAGACGCACCTGCCGTTGGGCAGGGCACGGTGGAGGAttccggcgccgcgccgctccgGTGCGGTGGTGCGCGTGCTCCCTCCCGCTCGAGAGGCCCTGACGACGGAGGGGGAACCTGAGGCGACGGCAGGAAGGCGAAGTCGGCGAgccggggagggagagagacgaGGCTTGCGAGGCACACTTCCTCCTATGGGCCAAGGCCCAGCGGCCACTGTCCCAGCCCGCTCCCACATCTACGCACGCAGCCGCAAGTGGGCCTGAATCTGGGCTTTATAAATGGGCCGAAAAGGGAAATCGATCACATGCGGCCCAAAAAGGGATTGTCAGTTCCGTGCGCTAGGATTTCGGCTTGCATGCAGACGTTTCGCAACACCTATAAAAGATAATGTGACAAATAAGTtaatgaagaaaaagaagaaaaccaTATGTACACAACAACCGAGACATGATGAGAGAGGGGTAAcaccaaatttatatatgaatcaGAATTAGTAGTGTTTGTATTGTACGAGTGATGTctagtactaatttttttataacataaagGATATGAAAACAATGGCCAGTGTCTTATGTAAGAATTACTCTAATGTCTTATGTAAGAATTACTCTAGATAATTCCTCGTTCTTGGTACAACAATCATAACAGTCTCCAAAAGACACGCACGCGTTTATGCAGCTGAGTGCTCCCACGTCGAACCAACAATTGTATCAGAATTGATGCAATTAGGTGCTCTGAATTATCAGAATCATCAGGTCAGGTCAGATCTTAATCCAAACTACATGCATCTGATCCCTGCAAAATACTGGTGGCACCGCTGCTACAACCGATGATGGAtgatgagctagctagcccaCCTTTATTCGCCTAACGAGAGACACCTCTCACCAAACGCGAGCTAACTCCGGCGAGAGAGATCGACCAGAAGGTGACGGAGCAGTGACCGCTACGCCAAAGCCGATCGGCTAGCTCCAGGAAGAATTCGTGACACTGCATGCTCATCTCGCCAGCTACCACACCTAACCATCGCCTCAACATGCTTTGAAAAAGGAGCGATGGGTTGTCTTCTTTTTTAGACGAagacaagacaaaatatgaaaaattatatgattttttataattattgaaTGTTGtagataatataataaaaactaaccgtctattttaaaaatataagatgataaactaattttttttttacaaaacatgCACAACTTAATAATTCGAAAAACATGCGTTTAAAGCTGAGAAAAAATTGGATAAAGAATACGCCATCGGCCATGAGTAGTGTGTTTTAGTCCTAGCTACCAGCTCCTCGGTCACGTTCGGCTTGGATGGAAGGTAACTTGCCTCACTTGTTCCACGCGTACGTTTcttaaactattaaacaaaactattaaacagtgtattttttataaaaaaaatctacaggaaagttgttttaaaaattatattaatatattttatattttttaaataattaataattaattaattaattactaattttttCGTACCAAGACATAAGTTAACCTATGCCCATCAGTAGAACGCGGCCCTCGTAACCTAGTTAGCGGCCACTCGAgcaaaagggaaaagaaaccaacaaaaaaaaagcggAATTATGTCTCCTTGCATACAAGAGCAAAGATGACCTGTCATCGCAAAGAGGagaaacaaaaacatgtttttataaTGCGTCTTTCacgaaataaaaaaagaaaaaaaggtaaatgTGTCATTTTCTCATGAATTTGTAACGCAGTAAAGTCCGGTGAAGTTTTTGCACGATAAATTTATCTGGATTATGGATGGTTAAATATGCATTAAGCTGATAAAGGAACAGCACCGTCCGATCTAAATCCTACGGCCTGTAGGAACCCACGTGGCGAATGGCAGTGTGGTAATTCTCACCATCTTCTTCGCTCAACTGCTCCCATGATCGAAGAGCGAGCACCGCGAAAGCGCAGAAAGGTCACATCTTTCTCGCTTCCACTTCACTCGAACGGCTCTCTCCAGTTATAAACCCCACCACCAACCCTCCAATGGCGGAAATCCCCGACCCGCCTTCGCCCAACCCCGCGGAATCCGTGCTCTCCGCGTCCTGCCCTACCGATTGATCtgagccgcgccgcgcgccgtgccCTAGATCGGGAGATCTCGGGAGGGGGACCTCGCCTCCGTCTTCCGAGGACAGTACAATGGTGGAGACGTCCGGCGGGAGGCTGCACCCGCACGGGCAGCGGCGGGGCGTGGCCGCCTTCCTCGCGGCCAACAAGACGCTGCTCGTCGCCGCGTGGGTCATCGGGTTCGCGCTGGTGTTCCTGTGGCAGAGCACCTCGGTGTtggtcggcggcgtcggtgggGGCGTCGGGTTCCTCAGGCTgcgctccgcgccgccgccgccgcctcacccggcgccgctgctgcgCCCCAAGGCGTACAACCTGACGGATTTTGGCGGCATCGGGGACGGACGGGCGGTGAACACCGCGGCGTTCGAGCGCGCCGTTATGGCCATCGCGGCGCTCGCGGAGCGTGGAGGAGGGCAGCTCAATGTGCCGCCCGGCCGTTGGCTTACTGCACCGTTCAACTTGACCAGCCACATGACGCTGTTCCTTGCCGAGGGCTCAGAAATTCTTGGTATTCCGGTGAGATACCTCGCTCTTCAAGGTGTAGCTCTAGGATAGGAATGGAGTAATGAACTAATGatgttaattatatattgcaTTTTGTGCTGTTCATAGTCTCTTCGGGAAGTAAGTTCAGTTAGTTCTTTTGAGTAGTTTTGATCGCAGGGGGTAAGCACATAGCTGAATAGAAGTGAATTTTGCTAGTTGACTCGAcggttaaaataaaaattttgtttgagccTAGTGTGCAGCTGAGACTGAAGAGTGAAGTTATAAGTGATACCAATGTTATTGAAATTTTGGGAAAAGCGTGGAAATTAGGTGCTTAAGTTTTCACTTGTCCGCTAAATCTGCCATCGAAGATGCATGTGCAGAATTACATATATGGATTTCTGATGTTTCCATTGCAGGATGAGAAGTATTGGCCGCTCATGCCTGCGCTCCCGTCTTATGGGTATGGCAGGGAGCGGAAAGGACCTCGCTTTGGAAGTCTCATTCATGGACAAAATTTGGAAGATGTAGTCATTACAGGTTTGCAGTTTTATTCTGAATAAACTACCTCACCTAATAATGTAGTCATAGAATTGTCAATTAAGCAACACCAGTGAGAGAAGTGCATGTTAAGCAATATAACGATGGAAACTACTTAGCAGTATGTTTGTGGTGACATAAAACAACTACTTGGCCTAATTTTATCCTCTGGTCTAAAAGTGCTTTGTTTCAGTATGCATATTTGCACTTCCTGCTCATTTGTCAAAAAACAAAGTACTCTTGTTCTTTTGCTGTCATATTCTTTAGTGATGCTTTGCTAATAATATGCAAGTTCACTGAAATGGGAACTCCTGTACTTCAGTGATTCCAGTGTGCGCTCAGTCTTATACTATTAGAATAATGGCTGCTATTCATATCACTGCTTCACTTGATGGTATAGTTACTTAACTTATGCATGCTTTCTACTTTTCCTCTGTTGAATAGGACACAATGGCAGCATAAATGGACAGGGTGAAGCATGGTGGTTGAAGCATCGCAGAAGGATGTTGAATAACACAAGACCTCCTCTTTTGCAGTTGATGTGGTCCAAGGACATTGTTGTTGCAAATATAACATTGAAGAATTCACCTTTCTGGCACTTCCACCCATATGACTGCACAAATGTAACTGTTTCTAATGTTACTATCATAGCTCCTGTTTCTGGTGCTCCAAATACGGATGGCATAGATCCTGGTAACCATTATGAACCTTCCTTTGACAATTTCCAGTCATCCTGCACTTTTATCATTTAGCTATTACAGCAAGTGCCAGCGTATTTTCAGCCTTGCTGTTATACCATCTAGGTTTGTTGCTGTTATTAATGACAGTCCTGTGATACTGAGTTATGTTTGCAGATTCTTGTCAGGATGTGCTTATTGAGAATTGCTACATTTCGGTTGGTGATGATGCCATAGCGGTAAAGAGTGGGTGGGATCAATATGGGATTGCGTATGGGCGCCCATCTGGTAACATTGTAATACGCAATCTGACGGTTCGTTCATTGGTCAGGTAACAGTTGAGACATTTTTGGCTACATTTCTTCATCTAAAATAGTGAAATATATGTTTGCGTTATATTTTCCAAGTCCTGCTCAAGATAAAATGGTATGAGAACGGAGTATTAGACCATGAAAACTTTTAAATCTGTTTGGATTGAATATAGAGTATTGCAGGTAAGGTTTACAATAGTTGTCTTGGTATGCAGTGCTGGAATTTCAATTGGCAGTGAGATGTCTGGTGGAGTTGCAAATGTTACAGTAGAGGATGTTCGCATATGGGAGTCAAGGAGAGGCTTGAGAATAAAGACTGCCATAGGAAGAGGGGGCTACATTCGCAATATATCCTACCACAACATAACCTTCGACAATGTCCGTGCTGGTATTGTGATAAAGGTTGACTACAATGAACATGCTGATGATGGGTATGACCGGGATGCCTTCCCAGACATCACGAACATATCATTCAAGGAAATACATGGGCGGGGTGTCCGGGTACCGGTCCGTGCTCATGGTAGCAGCTCCATTCCCATAAAGGATATCAGCTTTCAGGACATGTCAATCGGCATCAGCTACaagaagaaatatattttccagTGTTCCTTCATTGAGGGACGTGTCATCGGGTCAGTGTTTCCAAAACCATGTGAAAACTTGGATCTATACGATGAGCAAGGGCAGCTTGTTAGGCGTGCAGCAATGCTGAATAGCACGGAAGTTGATTATGATATTTGATGCACATGCAGTATCATTTATAGGTGGCCAAGGCTAACAGCAGAACATGGGTGGCAGCCCCATTCTCATTTTACTCTTTTTAGTCTTTCTTTGTATTTTGAGTTTAGAATTGTATATACAGAGGAGATTCACCTCTTCATAGGTTTGAATGCGTGGCTAATTGTATCTTATGTTTCATTTGGCCACCAACATTTTGTTCTTGCTGCCAAGCATGTAATACAACCTTGCAATCTTACAAAGCTTACACTTAGCCATTCACTATCCCTCCACAATTTTGAGTACAGAATGTTAAGTATTGTTTATCGATGCTTTAGGATGTCAATTGTCAACATGGTatgaattttgaatattttgtaCATTGCTCATTTTTGCACTTTCACCTCCGTCAAACCTGGACTCTTGGAGGAGTTACTCGGCAGGAAAGTAAAGAGTGTTAAgttacatttttaaatatccATTGTTACTACTGCCTctacttgttttatttgacactGTTAATTTTTGAGTCTATGGtcaccatttgtct is part of the Oryza brachyantha chromosome 2, ObraRS2, whole genome shotgun sequence genome and encodes:
- the LOC102721904 gene encoding probable polygalacturonase, translated to MVETSGGRLHPHGQRRGVAAFLAANKTLLVAAWVIGFALVFLWQSTSVLVGGVGGGVGFLRLRSAPPPPPHPAPLLRPKAYNLTDFGGIGDGRAVNTAAFERAVMAIAALAERGGGQLNVPPGRWLTAPFNLTSHMTLFLAEGSEILGIPDEKYWPLMPALPSYGYGRERKGPRFGSLIHGQNLEDVVITGHNGSINGQGEAWWLKHRRRMLNNTRPPLLQLMWSKDIVVANITLKNSPFWHFHPYDCTNVTVSNVTIIAPVSGAPNTDGIDPDSCQDVLIENCYISVGDDAIAVKSGWDQYGIAYGRPSGNIVIRNLTVRSLVSAGISIGSEMSGGVANVTVEDVRIWESRRGLRIKTAIGRGGYIRNISYHNITFDNVRAGIVIKVDYNEHADDGYDRDAFPDITNISFKEIHGRGVRVPVRAHGSSSIPIKDISFQDMSIGISYKKKYIFQCSFIEGRVIGSVFPKPCENLDLYDEQGQLVRRAAMLNSTEVDYDI